GCTCGACAAACTTCTGTTCAACGAGTCGATCCAACTGGCGTTTCACGGTCGTTGGATCACGAATCATTAGTGACGCCAGCTCGTTCATGCTCAGCGGCTGGCCGGCATCCAACAAAGTGATCAATGTTTGCGTTTCCTCTGGCGAAAACGGCCAACCAGCACTCTTCAGCACCGCAGCCATTCCCGAACGAATCAAATAGGCGACACGCCCGATCGCGAATCCGGGCGAGGATTCAGAATCGAAGTGCATGGTCGCCTCCGGAAGAATCCTGGATCGGGCCGGTCGTAGGCCCAGCAAAGATCGGCCGATACCAGTCGAAGTAGCAGTAAATCAGCAGAGCACAGGCTCCGAAATCGGGAAGCCCGACGACAAGGTATTGATGAGCAAAGAAAATGACGTACAGCAAGATATTGAACGCATAGGGAAGCGCCATCAGGATCGCGAGTGGCGTTGTCCGCGGGAAGAACATCAGCCCGCCAGCGACCGTTTTGAGCAAGCCAACCCAAAAAATCAGGTAGCCAGTTTTCTCAAGCGCGAGCATGAATTGATCGAGCTCAGTTGGCGGATCGCCCACCGGGTACCCATTCATGCCGAAACCCATCGTCATGATCCCGGTTCCGACAAGGAACAACGCGAAGAGTATCCGCACGACGAAGGCGAGACGCGGGAGTCGAACGCTGCGTTTTTCTAAAGTGGGCATATCACTCGATTCAGTCGCGGACGGGGCATGTAGCTGTATAGTACAGCTATATGCCTGCGAGTCAATGCTTATGGAGGAAAAAACAGACGCCCGATCACTCAATCCAGTATTTCGGATGGTCCAAGGCTTTTGAGCAGCGAACGGTTCCCCCGCAATTTTCGATCGTTCCGGGCGTCAGCTCCGTCACCATCCACGCGTCTGCGTTTTGAGGTGCGATTGGGTAAGCTGCTTGGACACCCTGGACACCTGCGGGCAGGAACCCGAATCGGGAATAGTAGTCGGGATAGCCCAGAACGAAGACGAGGTCGACGCCAGATTCCTCCAACAGGCGTAACCCGGTTTCGATCAAACGACCGCCAATCCCCTGACGTTGTCGATTTTGCACAATCGCCAGCGGTGCGAGAATCCTTGCACTGACTTGGCCATGCTCCGGTTCGATACTCGCGGACGTAAAGAGTAGGTGCCCAACAACTTCGC
This genomic window from Allorhodopirellula heiligendammensis contains:
- a CDS encoding MarR family winged helix-turn-helix transcriptional regulator, with translation MHFDSESSPGFAIGRVAYLIRSGMAAVLKSAGWPFSPEETQTLITLLDAGQPLSMNELASLMIRDPTTVKRQLDRLVEQKFVERTESSEDARIVMVGLTRRGEQKLQTVLPLLDDLRKTTLKGISKSELKATQNVLRKMQKNLTKHISKE
- a CDS encoding GNAT family N-acetyltransferase yields the protein MTQAEVKIRNAMEQDRDSILAIHMNAFGAGDGEVIAKLVDEMLDDDSGEPMLSLIAETDGEVVGHLLFTSASIEPEHGQVSARILAPLAIVQNRQRQGIGGRLIETGLRLLEESGVDLVFVLGYPDYYSRFGFLPAGVQGVQAAYPIAPQNADAWMVTELTPGTIENCGGTVRCSKALDHPKYWIE